Part of the Tenacibaculum sp. SZ-18 genome, AAATATTTTTGAAAAGAATATTTAATGTATTCTTCTGTCTAGTTAAACCAATCTCTAGAAAAGCAAAACCTAAATGCATAAAAAACACTAAGGCTGTACAAATCATCATCCAAACGTTATTTGTTGTTAATTGTTCCATAGTATTACAAATTAATTAAGTGTACTTCCTCCTTCTTCTCCTGTCCTGATTCTATATGCAGTTTTGATATCACTTACAAATATCTTCCCATCTCCAACTTTTCCAGTAGAAGCGGCTTTGAGTATTGTTTTAATTGTGATTTCTTCAAAATCGTCATTCACTACAATTGATAAATATCTTCTTTGAATATCGCTTGTACTATACGAAACCCCTCTGTATACATGACCTTTTTTCTCGTTACCTAAACCAGTAACATCCCAGTAGGAAAAAAAATTAACTCCGACTTCATGTAGTGCCTCTTTTACTTCTAGAAATTTTGACTTTCTAATAATTGCTTCTATTTTTTTCATTGTAATTGTTAATTTGTAAGTGAAATTTCATGATGAAACATTTTTGAAAAACCTTGCATGATTTTAGTGATTTTATTCTGAAACATACTGCTTACATGTCTTCCAAATTTATAGGCTAAAAAGGAAAAATCAAAAACTAACACCTTGTAAAACAAACGAAAACGTTGTAAAAAAAAAGTAGCGAGTTAAAAAAAACCATCAAAAAATCGTAATATGATAAATTGATATAAAATATTGATATTGTAATTAGAAAATACTCAATTTCAAACTTTGAAATTAGGAATTGAATAAAAATGCTTATTTTTCAAAAAAATTACTTTTTTAACAAATTTTATTAATTATAATAATTCTAAATAAAGTTTTTATTAATATTTATTTAATTTTTAGTCGTTTTTATTAAATATTTGTTAATTGTAAAACAAAAAAAAGTGCTCTTAAGGAGCACTTTTCATTCGAATACAAAAACAACTAAATTATTGTACTCTGTCCCATATGGACATTTTTAAAGTTTATATTACTATCTTCTTGATGATGGATGTAATCAACAATAAAATCACCCACTTTAGAAGTACTGAAACTATTTTCTCTATTAATATCTTGAGTCGTAATACCTAATTCCAAGGATTTTTGAACGGCGTTTTCTATGACCAAAGCTTCACTATGTAACCCCAGATGTTTTAAAAGCATTGCAGCAGATAAAATTGAAGCCAATGGATTTGCTATATCTTTTCCTTTTGCTTGGGGATAAGATCCATGAATTGGTTCGAAGAGCGCATTTTTATCGCCAACAGATGCTGAAGCCAATAAACCAATGGAACCACCAATTACACTTGCTTCATCTGATAAAATATCTCCGAATAAGTTTTCAGTAAGAATTACATCGAACTGTTTAGGATTAAGTATTAACTGCATTGCAGCATTATCAACAAACATATTACTCAGCTCAACATCTTTATATTGTTCAGCAAGTTTGGTAATTGTTTTTCTCCATAATCTAGAAGTTTCTAAAACATTTGCTTTATCAACTAAAGTTAGTTTTTTCCTTCTGCTTTGAGCAGCTTTAAACGCTAAATGCCCCATCCTTTCAATTTCTTTTACGGAATAAGAACAACCATCAAATGCGATTTGTCCATCATCACTTATTTCTTTAATACCGAAATAAATTCCACCTGTTAACTCTCGATAAATTGTAATATCTGTATTCTTAATAATATCTTCTTTTAAAGGAGAGTTTTTCAATAAGGAATCATAAGCGGTAACTGGGCGAACATTACAGAAAAGACCTAATTCTTTACGTAGCTTTAATAATCCTTGTTCGGGACGAACTTTTGCTGTTGGATCATTATCATATTTTGGATCTCCAATAGCACCAAACAAGATTGCATCACTTTTTTTACAAGAAACTAGTGTTTCATTTGGTAAAGGATTTCCTGTTTCGTCAATAGCACAGGCTCCCATTAAAACCTTTTCATATTTAAACGTATGATCGTATACTTCGGAAATTGCTTCTAATACTTTTATAGATTGTTCTGTTACTTCAGGACCAATTCCATCTCCAGGGATTACAGTTATATTAAATTTCATAATTAATTTTATAAAGAGGCTTCGTACTTTTTAATTTTTTCTTTTTTGCTTAATAGAAAGTCGATATCATCATAACCATTCAACAAGCATAATTTTTTATATGGGTCAATGTCAAACTTTTCTGAACAATGACTTCCTTGGACTCTAATTTCTTGATTTTCGAGACAAATTTCAATTGCAGTATGAGGATTTTCCTCAACTTCTTTTAATAAAAAGTTTACATATTTCTCTGAAACTTGAACAGGTAACAAACCATTATTTAAAGCATTCCCTTTAAAGATATCCGCAAAAAAACTACTAATTACAACTTTAAAGCCATAACCGACTAACGCCCAAGCAGCGTGTTCTCTACTAGAACCACAACCAAAGTTATCTCCTGCAATAAGAATTTTTCCTTTGTATTCCGGGTGATTTAAAACAAACTTATGATTTACGGAACCATCTTTTTTAAATCTCCAATCTCTAAATAAATTATCTCCAAAACCTTTTTTATCTGTTGCTTTTAAAAATCGAGCTGGTATAATTTGGTCTGTATCAACATTTGAAATAGATAACGGAATTGCCGTATCAATTAATCTTACAAACTTTTCCATTAGCTTACGTATTTTGTTACATCTATAATTTGACCTTCAATTGCTGTTGCAGCAGCTACAAGCGGACTTGCTAAAATGGTTCTAGCACCTTGTCCTTGTCTTCCTTCAAAATTTCTATTTGAAGTAGAAACACAATATTCGCCTTCTGGAATCTTATCATCATTCATCGCCAAACAAGCAGAACAGCCAGGTTGTCTTAATTCGAAACCAGCATTCTCAAAAATTTCTTGTAAACCAGCTTCTTTTATTTGTTTTGCTACCTGCTGTGATCCTGGAACTAACCAAGCATTTACATTAGAAGCTTTCTGCTTACCTTTTACATAGTCCGCAGCAACTTTAAAATCCTCTATTCGAGAATTTGTACAACTTCCAATAAAAACATAATTAATTGGTTTACCTACTAAACTTTCCCCTTTAGAAAAGTTCATATAGGCTAATGATTTCTCAAAAGACTTGTCGTTACTCTCTGGAATTTTACCTGAAATCTTAATTCCCATTCCTGGATTCGTCCCATAAGTTACCATAGGTTCAATATCTTCTGCATCAAACGAATATTCTTGATCAAAAACAGCATCTTCATCCGTTTTAAGTGATTTCCAGTATGCAATTTTTTCTTGCAACTTTTCTCCTGTAGGAGCAAACTTTCTTCCTTTCACATAATCGAATGTAGTTTGATCTGGAGCAATCATTCCTCCTCTAGCTCCCATTTCTATACTCATATTACAAACTGTCATTCTTCCTTCCATAGACATTTCTTCAAAAACATTTCCGGCATATTCACAGAAATATCCTGTTCCTGAATTTGTACCTAACTTAGAAATGATATATAATATTACATCTTTTGGAAGTACACCTCTTTTCAACTTTCCATTTACATTTACACGTAAACTTTTGGGCTTTTGCATTAATAAACACTGACTGGCAAAAACTTGAGCGACTTGACTTGTTCCTATTCCGAAAGCAATTGTACCAAATGCGCCATGAGTTGATGTATGACTATCACCACAAACCATTGTCATTCCTGGTTGTGTAATTCCCAATTCTGGAGCCATTACATGAACAATTCCGTTGTATTTGTGACCTAAACCGTATAATGTAATATCATTTTCTTTACAGTTCTTCTCTAACTGTTGAAGCTGATTTCTTGATAATTCATCTTTCACTGGTAAATGCTGATTCACTGTTGGCGTATTATGATCGGCTGTTGCAACTATCTTATCTGGACGAGCAATAGGAATTCCTCTTTCTTTCAATTCATTAAAAGCCTGAGGACTTGTAACTTCGTGTATTAAATGTTTATCTATATATAATATTTGTGGCCCATTATTAATTAAATCGACCACATGAGCATCCCATACTTTATCAAATAATGTTTTTCCCATTACGCTATTGCTATTTTTGATATTTTATTGATTTGTTTCATAATCGTATGAATATCTTCATCGATTACTTCTTTTTGTCTATCTGCAAACTGTAAAAAAGTTTGATATGCTTTATCTAATTGAATCTTTGTTAATTCATATCCAATTTTCTTCGCTCTATAAGCCAAAGCAGCTCTACCGCTTCTTGCTGTTAATATGATTGCACTTTCAGTAACTCCAACCTCTTCTGGATTAATAATTTCATAGGTACTTCTATTTTTAATTACTCCGTCTTGATGAATTCCTGAACTATGAGCAAAAGCATTTGCTCCAACTATTGCTTTATTAGGCTGAACTGGCATTCCCATTTTTTCACGAACCATTAAACTCGTATCATATAAAAGTTGCGTATTTATATCTGTATATAAATCTAAATATGGATGTTGTCTTAAAATCATGACGACTTCTTCTAAAGCGGTATTTCCTGCGCGCTCTCCTATACCGTTAATGGTACATTCAATTTGTCTGGCTCCATTCACAACACCTGCGATAGAATTCGCTGTTGCTAAACCTAAATCATTGTGACAATGACAAGAAATAATTACATTTTCAATTCCTTTTACATTTTCTTTTAAATACCTTATCTTCTCTCCATATTCATTAGGCAAGCAATATCCTGTTGTGTCAGGTAGATTTAAAACTGTTGCTCCTGATTTAATTACTTCTTCGCATACTTTTGCTAAGAATACGTTATCCGTTCTACCTGCATCCTCAGCATAAAACTCAACATCATCTACAAAATTTTTAGCATAAGAAACAGCTTTTTTAGCACGTTCAATAACCTCTGACTGTGTACTTTTAAATTTATGTGTTATATGAGAATCACTAGTACCTATTCCTGTATGTATTCTTGGCTTTACAGCATGTTTCAACGCATCGGCTGCAACTTCAATATCTTTCTGAACAGCTCTAGTTAAACCACAAACAGTTGCGTTTTTCACCAACTTAGCAATTTCAATTACCGAATTAAAATCACCAGGACTAGATACTGGAAAACCAGCTTCAATAATGTCTACACCTAAAGTATCCAATCGAGCGGCAATTTCTAGCTTTTGTTGAGTATCTAATTTACAACCTGGTACCTGTTCACCATCTCTTAATGTTGTATCAAAAATTTGGACTTTATTGTCTTTCATTTTTCAAATAGTTGTTGTTATCTATATCAAATGTATATATTGGGCCTAGAGAAATCTTGATTCTCCAAGTTGTATTTACGACACCTAAACCCATTGAATATATTTACAAATAACTGATTTACAATTATTTAAAATGAATAATTTTACAAGAGCTAATCAAATTCAAGATACTTTATTCGCACTTATTCAGTCATTAACTAAGTCTGAAAAAAGACAGTTTAACTTATATGTAGGCAGATTGGTTGGAAATAATGAAGCTAAATTTTATGCTCTTTTTAAATTTCTTGAAAAACAAAAAAAGTATGATGAGAAAGCTATAATTCAAAGCGGAATTGTAAGTAAACAACAACTTTCAAACTTAAAAGCACATTTATATAAACAGATTCTTACAAGTTTAAGAATGAATCCTGCTCATAAAAATATCAGAGTTCAAATTCGTGAACAACTTGATTTTGCTACAGTTTTATACCAGAAAGGATTATATAAGCAAAGTTTAAAACTATTGGATAAAGCCAAAACCATGGCAATTGATAATGAAGAGAAAAACATTGCTTACGAAATCGTTGAATTAGAGAAAATCATTGAAAGTCAATACATCACAAGAAGTATTGATACAAGAGCTGATGAACTTACTATTGAAGCAAAAGATTTAAGTCAACAAAATGTGATTACCAGTAAACTTTCAAATTTATCTCTTCAACTTTACGGGATTTTATTAAAAACAGGATACGCACGTAATGATGAGGAATTAAAAAAAATAAATGATTACTTCAATGCACGACTACCTGAATTCGATTATCACAAATTAGGTTTTAGAGAAAAACTTTGGTTGTACAAAGCACATCTTTGGCGTTGTTTTTTAACCCAAGATTTTTTAAACGGATATAAATATGCGAGTAAATGGAATACTTTATTCAAAGCGTATCCTAAAATGAAATTAATCAATCCTGTTTTCTATTTGAAAGGGAAAAATTATCTACTGGAATCCTTGTTTTTTACGAGACAAAAAGATGAATTCATAAAAGAATTAGCTTCTTTTGAAGAAGAAATTAATAATGAAAAAATTACTTTGAATAGTAATACTGAAATTTTAATGTTTCAGTATTTATTTGCCAATAAACTTCATAAACATTTTATTGAAGGCACCTTTAAAGAAGGTGAATATTTAATTGAAGAAATTAACAAGCGAATACATTGTTACAGTAGTAGACTGGATAAACATCATATCGTACAATTCTACTACAAAATTGCATGTTTATATTTTGGAATGGGAAATAATAAAAGATGTATTGAATACTTATCGAAAATTATTGATGCAAAAAAACTATATGTCGGTGAAGATTTGCAGTGTTTCGCAAGAGTTTTAAATCTTATCGCTCACTATGAATGTGGACTAGATTATCATTTAGAAAGACAATTTAAAGAGACCTACAAATTTTTATTAAAAATGGAGAATCTACAAGAAGTACAAAAAATATTTATAGAGTCTATTAAATCACTAGGAGATTTATATCCACATCAATTTAAAAAGGAATTTCAAAACATACATAAAAGATTAAAAGCTTTTGAACATCATCCTTATGAAAAAAGAGCATTCCTTTATTTAGATATTTTATCTTGGTTAGAAAGCAAGATTGAGAACAGACCCGTTGCACAAATAATTAAAGATAAAATTCATTAATTTTCTTTTACATTATTCAGTTTAGTGATATAATGTTTGGAAATCTCTCTGATAGAGATAATATTAATGGGAAACTCAAGAAAGACATGCATAAAACTTAGGAATAATAGTAAAATTAGTCCTAATTTGAAATTATATGCATATAAAGCTACTGAAGAAATCCAGATAACTAATAGTAATATCAATTTACTTGCATTAATATTTTTATGCCATCCAATAACTGTCGTTTTTGAAAACCAATTCAAATAATGATAGGTATATGCAAAAGAGATGAATAACTGAATTTTTCTTGTGATTATATCAGAGAAATTAAAGTTAGTTCCGTCAGAAGCACCAATTAATTTTGATACATACACATTTAATAAGTAAAAGTTACTTTCCACATAGGTGTTTGTGACATATTCCGATAATTTCCGCCAACTATCTTGATATGGCAATAAATAAATGACAAAGGGTATTAACATTAACAATACCACATTAAAACTGCCAACTTTTGAACTCTTTTTTAGTGTTCCATACCACATAAATAAAAGTGTAAAAAGGTAAACATGGATAAGTGTTGGTAATAAAATCCCAACTACTAAATTAAATGTTGATTCATTTACTAAAATAAAACTCAAAATTGCCATTATTGCAACTACAATAAATCTGAAATAAACTTTCTTTATAAACAATAGAGAATACGCAATTACTAAACATAAGAATATTGCCATATTGGAATAAGATCTTATACTATTAGTTATTTTTAACAAATTCTCTGAAAGATAAGATTCAACAATTTTAAGATCTACAAGTGCTGGAACAGCAACAATTAAAGCAAATACTACACAAAGCTGAAGCCAGTATTTTTCTTTTACAAAGTATTTTTTGTTTTGAATCCAATTTATTTCTGTAATGTAATGTAATGGACCTAAAATTGCGTATGAGATAAGAAATAACTCAAAAGGAAGCATATAAGCCAATATTAAAGAAACTATTATTAATAGCGTATTAAGTGTATCCGTATTAAATTTCATGGAGTTTTAAAAAAAGCTTCATCAAATTTGATGAAGCTCTATGTTACTAATATATTTAGTATTATTCAATAATCATTTTCTTCGTAGCTACTTTATGTCCTCTTACATATAAAGTATAAAAGTATACTCCTACAGGCAAAGAACTGCTATTAAAATAAATCTCTTGCTCTCCTAATTTCTCTAAATGAACAGTATCAATAACTTGACCTGATGTATTACTAAATACAATTGCTGCTTTATCTATTGTTTCAGGAACATAATACTTTATAGATGTTGTTCCATTAAATGGATTAGGAATATTTTGATATAAAATTGATTGACTTTTATTTGCTGTTCCATTCCCTCCAACACTTAAAGTACCATTACACGCACAGTTTTCAATACTCTCTACTCTAGAAATCAGATCATTAATTTGCGTTTGCTGCGCACTTAAAATTGGTGCTAAATCAACATTTACAGAGGCTCCGTTTTCAATAGCAACTGTTAAAGTAGTTCCAGAAAGGGTAGCTGAAGTTAGATTTTGACTGTCAGTATTTGTATATGTCGATAAATCGATCGTATTCCCATTTGCAATAGATAAATTATCTCCCGATAAATTTAGGGTTTGTGCGTCTGTGTTGTCTAAGTAAGAAGATAAATCAACTGAGCTTGCATCATTTGTTAGGCTTAACGTGTTTCCTGTTAAAGTCAAATCTTGTGAATCCGTTCCTGTTCCATCTTGTAAACCAGATAAATCAACTCCCGTACCTCCTGATATCGTTAATGTCGTACCCGATAATCCTAAATTTTGACTGTCTGTGTTATCCAAGTATCCTGATAAATCTACAGTAGTTGCATCATTTGTTAAACTTAGTGTATTTCCAGAAATAGTTAAATCTTGATTATCCGTATTATCTAAATATGAAGATAAATCAACCGTAGAAGCATTACCTGAAATACTCAATGTATTTGCAGCTAGTGAAATCGATTGTGCATCCGTATTATCCAAGTATCCAGATAAATCAACTGTAGAAACATCATTTGTTAAACTTAGTGTATTTCCTGAAATAGTTAAATCTTGATTATCCGTATTATCTAAATATGAAGATAAATCAACTGTAGAAGCATTACCTGAAATATTCAATGTGTTTGCAGCTAGTGAAATCGATTGTGCATCCGTATTATCCAAGTATCCTGATAAATCTACAGTAGTTGCATCATTTGTTAAACTAAGTGTATTTCCAGAAATAGTTAAATCTTGATTATCTGTATTATCTAAATATGAAGATAAATCAACTGTAGAAGCATTACCTGAAATATTCAATGTGTTTGCAGCTAGTGAAATCGATTGTGCATCCGTATTATCCAAATATCCCGATAAATCAACTGTATCTGAATTTCCTGTAATACTTAAAATATTTGACGCTACAGAAAGTCCTTGTGAATCCGTATTATCTAAATATGAAGATAAATCAACCGTAGAAGCATTGCCTGAAATATTCAATGTGTTTGCAGCTAGTGAAATCGATTGTGCATCCGTATTATCCAAGTATCCTGATAAATCAACTGTGGAAGCATCATTTGTTAAACTAAGTGTATTCCCTGACAAATCTAAATCTTGTGCGTCGGTATTATCTAAATATGAAGATAAATCAACTGTAGAAGCATTACCTGAAATATTCAATGTGTTTGCAGCTAGTGAAATCGATTGTGCATCCGTATTATCCAAGTATCCAGATAAATCTACAGTAGTTGCATCATTTGTTAAACTAAGTGTATTTCCTGAAATAGTTAAATCTTGATTATCTGTATTATCTAAATATGGTGACAAATCAACTGTATCGGCGTTTCCAGTAATGCTTAAAATATCTGATGCTACAGAAATTCCTTGTGAATCCGTATTATCCAAATATCCTGATAAATCAACTGTGGAAGCATTGCCTGATATACTCAATGTGTTTGTAGCTAGTGAAATCGATTGTGCATCCGTATTATCCAAATATCCAGATAAATCAACAGTTTGTTCCGCTTCACCATCATCTTCTAATGATAGACTTAATGTGTTTGATGCTAATGTAAATGTATCAATTGTTTGGTTATCTGTATCAACATTTTGAGACGAGTTATCAACCCAAGTGGAACCCGTCCAAACGTATAAAACATCATCCTCATTGTCATAAACCATCATTCCTTCATCAGCAACTGTTAATGCTAACGCAGTTCGTTGCGCGTTGGTTAAACTATTTATTTTAAAACCTTTATTCGTATCTGCTAAATCTAATGAAGCCTTAACATTTGGT contains:
- a CDS encoding P-II family nitrogen regulator, which encodes MKKIEAIIRKSKFLEVKEALHEVGVNFFSYWDVTGLGNEKKGHVYRGVSYSTSDIQRRYLSIVVNDDFEEITIKTILKAASTGKVGDGKIFVSDIKTAYRIRTGEEGGSTLN
- the leuB gene encoding 3-isopropylmalate dehydrogenase produces the protein MKFNITVIPGDGIGPEVTEQSIKVLEAISEVYDHTFKYEKVLMGACAIDETGNPLPNETLVSCKKSDAILFGAIGDPKYDNDPTAKVRPEQGLLKLRKELGLFCNVRPVTAYDSLLKNSPLKEDIIKNTDITIYRELTGGIYFGIKEISDDGQIAFDGCSYSVKEIERMGHLAFKAAQSRRKKLTLVDKANVLETSRLWRKTITKLAEQYKDVELSNMFVDNAAMQLILNPKQFDVILTENLFGDILSDEASVIGGSIGLLASASVGDKNALFEPIHGSYPQAKGKDIANPLASILSAAMLLKHLGLHSEALVIENAVQKSLELGITTQDINRENSFSTSKVGDFIVDYIHHQEDSNINFKNVHMGQSTII
- the leuD gene encoding 3-isopropylmalate dehydratase small subunit; the encoded protein is MEKFVRLIDTAIPLSISNVDTDQIIPARFLKATDKKGFGDNLFRDWRFKKDGSVNHKFVLNHPEYKGKILIAGDNFGCGSSREHAAWALVGYGFKVVISSFFADIFKGNALNNGLLPVQVSEKYVNFLLKEVEENPHTAIEICLENQEIRVQGSHCSEKFDIDPYKKLCLLNGYDDIDFLLSKKEKIKKYEASL
- the leuC gene encoding 3-isopropylmalate dehydratase large subunit codes for the protein MGKTLFDKVWDAHVVDLINNGPQILYIDKHLIHEVTSPQAFNELKERGIPIARPDKIVATADHNTPTVNQHLPVKDELSRNQLQQLEKNCKENDITLYGLGHKYNGIVHVMAPELGITQPGMTMVCGDSHTSTHGAFGTIAFGIGTSQVAQVFASQCLLMQKPKSLRVNVNGKLKRGVLPKDVILYIISKLGTNSGTGYFCEYAGNVFEEMSMEGRMTVCNMSIEMGARGGMIAPDQTTFDYVKGRKFAPTGEKLQEKIAYWKSLKTDEDAVFDQEYSFDAEDIEPMVTYGTNPGMGIKISGKIPESNDKSFEKSLAYMNFSKGESLVGKPINYVFIGSCTNSRIEDFKVAADYVKGKQKASNVNAWLVPGSQQVAKQIKEAGLQEIFENAGFELRQPGCSACLAMNDDKIPEGEYCVSTSNRNFEGRQGQGARTILASPLVAAATAIEGQIIDVTKYVS
- a CDS encoding 2-isopropylmalate synthase; amino-acid sequence: MKDNKVQIFDTTLRDGEQVPGCKLDTQQKLEIAARLDTLGVDIIEAGFPVSSPGDFNSVIEIAKLVKNATVCGLTRAVQKDIEVAADALKHAVKPRIHTGIGTSDSHITHKFKSTQSEVIERAKKAVSYAKNFVDDVEFYAEDAGRTDNVFLAKVCEEVIKSGATVLNLPDTTGYCLPNEYGEKIRYLKENVKGIENVIISCHCHNDLGLATANSIAGVVNGARQIECTINGIGERAGNTALEEVVMILRQHPYLDLYTDINTQLLYDTSLMVREKMGMPVQPNKAIVGANAFAHSSGIHQDGVIKNRSTYEIINPEEVGVTESAIILTARSGRAALAYRAKKIGYELTKIQLDKAYQTFLQFADRQKEVIDEDIHTIMKQINKISKIAIA
- a CDS encoding T9SS type A sorting domain-containing protein; the protein is MEKLLRLLTVLAMLGTVFSYSQTYNETSGTGSGVNISSGDFNTFYGDSTGSFTVSGSRTVFIGYAAGRSNTTSEGVFIGYLAGYSNTTGFDNTFIGFEAGRLNRNGGDNTFVGTESGENNTIGYDNTFVGEESGALNTTGYENTFIGEDAGFSNTTGYRNTFVGNEAGISSNVGYRNTGIGDEALSDVDDGDHNTAVGDSAGIDVGAGRWNTMIGAASGVATEWADYNTFVGGMSGWDNNRTNSTTNANRNTYVGFQAGFSNREGEDNVGVGAFSNFDNTNRSRTTFIGANITPSNNDIIAMGYGIFADGEYSVTIGESSDTRATGTVAIGYDFAIPSAAQYSVALGYQADVNEDHALAIGQEATVNNNHGMAIGYQSQVDADYSIAIGYQATTTTANAMILGGSVQPLSVGVGTNAPNVKASLDLADTNKGFKINSLTNAQRTALALTVADEGMMVYDNEDDVLYVWTGSTWVDNSSQNVDTDNQTIDTFTLASNTLSLSLEDDGEAEQTVDLSGYLDNTDAQSISLATNTLSISGNASTVDLSGYLDNTDSQGISVASDILSITGNADTVDLSPYLDNTDNQDLTISGNTLSLTNDATTVDLSGYLDNTDAQSISLAANTLNISGNASTVDLSSYLDNTDAQDLDLSGNTLSLTNDASTVDLSGYLDNTDAQSISLAANTLNISGNASTVDLSSYLDNTDSQGLSVASNILSITGNSDTVDLSGYLDNTDAQSISLAANTLNISGNASTVDLSSYLDNTDNQDLTISGNTLSLTNDATTVDLSGYLDNTDAQSISLAANTLNISGNASTVDLSSYLDNTDNQDLTISGNTLSLTNDVSTVDLSGYLDNTDAQSISLAANTLSISGNASTVDLSSYLDNTDNQDLTISGNTLSLTNDATTVDLSGYLDNTDSQNLGLSGTTLTISGGTGVDLSGLQDGTGTDSQDLTLTGNTLSLTNDASSVDLSSYLDNTDAQTLNLSGDNLSIANGNTIDLSTYTNTDSQNLTSATLSGTTLTVAIENGASVNVDLAPILSAQQTQINDLISRVESIENCACNGTLSVGGNGTANKSQSILYQNIPNPFNGTTSIKYYVPETIDKAAIVFSNTSGQVIDTVHLEKLGEQEIYFNSSSLPVGVYFYTLYVRGHKVATKKMIIE